Proteins encoded in a region of the Nocardia asteroides genome:
- a CDS encoding DUF4177 domain-containing protein — protein MSDTTLWEYATVPLLTHATKQILDQWGADGWELVTVLPGPTGEQHVAYLKRPK, from the coding sequence ATGAGTGATACGACCTTGTGGGAGTACGCGACCGTGCCGCTGCTGACGCACGCGACGAAGCAGATCCTCGACCAGTGGGGAGCCGACGGCTGGGAGCTGGTCACGGTGCTGCCCGGCCCGACCGGTGAGCAGCATGTCGCCTACCTCAAGCGGCCCAAGTAG
- a CDS encoding RidA family protein produces MIQWEKNLAELGLTLPPVVAPVAAYIPAIRTGSLVYTSGQLPFVDGRLSAVGKVGAEVSVEAAKEAARLCALNALAAVHDLVGLDAVVRIVKVVGFVASAPGFGDQPVVINGASEFLGQVFGDAGKHARSAVGVAELPRDTPVEVELIAEVR; encoded by the coding sequence GTGATCCAGTGGGAGAAAAATCTCGCCGAGCTCGGACTCACCCTGCCTCCGGTCGTGGCCCCGGTCGCGGCCTACATTCCCGCGATCCGTACCGGGTCGCTCGTCTACACCTCCGGCCAGCTGCCGTTCGTAGACGGTCGATTGTCCGCGGTCGGCAAGGTCGGCGCGGAGGTTTCGGTCGAGGCGGCCAAGGAGGCCGCGCGGTTGTGCGCGCTGAACGCGCTGGCGGCGGTGCACGACCTGGTCGGGCTGGACGCGGTGGTGCGGATCGTGAAGGTGGTCGGGTTCGTCGCATCGGCGCCGGGCTTCGGCGATCAGCCGGTGGTGATCAACGGCGCGTCGGAGTTCCTGGGGCAGGTCTTCGGTGACGCGGGCAAGCACGCGCGCTCGGCCGTCGGCGTCGCCGAACTTCCGCGCGACACCCCGGTCGAAGTCGAACTCATCGCCGAGGTGCGCTAG